In Chiloscyllium punctatum isolate Juve2018m chromosome 10, sChiPun1.3, whole genome shotgun sequence, a single window of DNA contains:
- the slc39a10 gene encoding zinc transporter ZIP10 isoform X4: protein MKVHLHTKFCLICLLTFLFHHCNHCHDEHDHEHNHDHNHSPEENHIHKHNDYQISEESYLQNNPSKSSLHHAENKQMYYIQKLFSRYGENGKLTFHGLEKLLSNLGLGEVKVVEVEHEHDEHDHVSHLDFLDLLKHKHGHSHSHSNHTARDQTIPITKVKVGHCKNSDSQIAHTILTTPIAYHQPRHHHRNHHRGAPHSAGLQIHKEGEQLPDLSGINTLQQQPKERSKKRKKHKGLTKHPEIMLTASPEEPFNIMSKPEHDKDEHLRAPEDKTTSQHRARKDLSSSKMSHEDHLESELVYDQCLNVSQLLQSYGLSTNSGISTVEFTYLCPALLFQIDSRVCIQYHDELSMEPVDNQDSVLPVVSYTVWIWGLLSITIISLLSVLGVVLVPIINQVCFKYLLTFLVALAVGTLSGDALLHLMPHSQGNHDHSHHDHNHDHDHDHNHTHGNHEISEDLLTVHNGLWKGLTALGGIYLLFIIEHCIGIFRDRRASMNKKKWRKQKVLSGEAAVGRKLSDHQLNRRSEGEWLDLKTMSGTDQLDGFGEQHDITQITDLDGTLGSPSKISVAPDLKSVYIHDSQSEIDYCAANYDVKVKPKKHSNHSHHSHGHCHSNKEMQDAGIANIAWMVIMGDGMHNFSDGLAIGASFSASITGGLSTSIAVFCHELPHELD, encoded by the exons ATGAAGGTACATCTGCATACAAAATTTTGTTTAATTTGCTTACTCACCTTCTTGTTTCACCATTGCAACCACTGCCATGATGAACATGACCATGAACATAATCATGATCATAACCATAGTCCTGAAGAAAACCATATACATAAACACAATGATTACCAGATCTCTGAGGAGTCATACCTTCAAAATAATCCCAGCAAGAGCTCTCTACATCATGCAGAAAATAAGCAAATGTATTACATTCAAAAACTGTTCAGTCGTTATGGTGAGAATGGGAAGTTGACCTTTCATGGTTTAGAGAAACTCTTATCAAATTTAGGTCTTGGAGAAGTTAAGGTTGTAGAGGTAGAACATGAGCATGATGAGCACGACCATGTTTCGCATCTGGACTTTTTAGACCTACTCAAACATAAGCATGgacactcccattcacactccAATCACACAGCACGTGACCAAACAATACCGATTACTAAAGTGAAAGTAGGGCATTGTAAAAACTCTGATAGTCAGATTGCACATACCATTTTGACCACCCCCATTGCTTACCATCAACCTCGGCATCATCACCGCAACCATCATCGAGGTGCACCTCATTCTGCAGGCTTGCAGATTCATAAAGAGGGAGAACAACTTCCTGACCTTTCAGGCATTAACACATTACAACAGCAACCCAAAGAAAGATCCAAAAAACGCAAAAAGCATAAAGGTTTAACAAAACATCCAGAAATTATGTTAACTGCATCTCCTGAAGAACCCTTCAATATTATGTCCAAGCCTGAACATGATAAGGATGAGCATCTTCGTGCTCCTGAGGAcaaaacaacttctcaacatagAGCAAGGAAAGATTTGAGCTCCTCAAAAATGAGTCATGAAGATCACCTGGAATCTGAGCTTGTATATGATCAG TGCTTGAATGTCTCTCAACTGCTGCAGAGCTATGGTCTTAGCACAAATTCTGGGATTTCTACAGTGGAGTTTACCTACCTATGCCCTGCTTTGCTATTCCAAATTGATAGTAGAGTTTGTATCCAGTATCATGATGAATTAAGTATGGAGCCTGTAGACAACCAAGATTCTGTGTTACCAG TTGTTTCTTACACAGTTTGGATTTGGGGACTGCTGTCAATCACCATTATAAGCTTGTTATCAGTTCTGGGTGTTGTCCTTGTACCTATCATCAATCAAGTGTGCTTCAAGTATCTTCTAACATTCCTAGTGGCTCTGGCAGTGGGGACACTTAGTGGTGATGCATTACTGCATCTTATGCCACAT TCACAAGGCAACCATGATCATAGTCATCATGACCATAACCACGATCATGACCATGATCATAATCATACTCATGGAAATCATGAAATCTCTGAAGATCTCCTCACAGTACATAATGGATTGTGGAAAGGACTTACAGCTCTGGGTGGTATCTACCTCCTTTTCATCATTGAACACTGCATCGGCATATTCCGTGATCGCAGAGCCAGCATG AACAAAAAGAAATGGCGCAAGCAGAAAGTTCTGAGTGGAGAGGCAGCAGTGGGCCGAAAATTGTCAGACCATCAATTGAATCGTAGATCAGAAGGTGAATGGCTTGACCTTAAGACCATGTCTG GAACAGACCAACTGGATGGCTTTGGTGAGCAACATGATATAACCCAGATTACTGACCTTGATGGTACCTTAGGATCCCCATCAAAGATATCTGTTGCCCCTGATTTAAAGTCTGTTTACATTCATGACTCACAAAGTGAAATTGATTATTGTGCTGCTAACTATGATGTTAAAGTGAAACCTAAAAAACATTCAAACCATTCACATCATTCACATGGCCACTGCCATTCTAATAAAGAGATGCAAGATGCTGGAATAGCGAATATTGCTTGGATGGTTATCATGGGAGATGGCATGCATAACTTCAGTGATGGCCTGGCAATAG
- the slc39a10 gene encoding zinc transporter ZIP10 isoform X3 — MKVHLHTKFCLICLLTFLFHHCNHCHDEHDHEHNHDHNHSPEENHIHKHNDYQISEESYLQNNPSKSSLHHAENKQMYYIQKLFSRYGENGKLTFHGLEKLLSNLGLGEVKVVEVEHEHDEHDHVSHLDFLDLLKHKHGHSHSHSNHTARDQTIPITKVKVGHCKNSDSQIAHTILTTPIAYHQPRHHHRNHHRGAPHSAGLQIHKEGEQLPDLSGINTLQQQPKERSKKRKKHKGLTKHPEIMLTASPEEPFNIMSKPEHDKDEHLRAPEDKTTSQHRARKDLSSSKMSHEDHLESELVYDQCLNVSQLLQSYGLSTNSGISTVEFTYLCPALLFQIDSRVCIQYHDELSMEPVDNQDSVLPVVSYTVWIWGLLSITIISLLSVLGVVLVPIINQVCFKYLLTFLVALAVGTLSGDALLHLMPHSQGNHDHSHHDHNHDHDHDHNHTHGNHEISEDLLTVHNGLWKGLTALGGIYLLFIIEHCIGIFRDRRASMNKKKWRKQKVLSGEAAVGRKLSDHQLNRRSEGEWLDLKTMSGTDQLDGFGEQHDITQITDLDGTLGSPSKISVAPDLKSVYIHDSQSEIDYCAANYDVKVKPKKHSNHSHHSHGHCHSNKEMQDAGIANIAWMVIMGDGMHNFSDGLAIGASFSASITGGLSTSIAVFCHELPHELVTRNAPPSYR; from the exons ATGAAGGTACATCTGCATACAAAATTTTGTTTAATTTGCTTACTCACCTTCTTGTTTCACCATTGCAACCACTGCCATGATGAACATGACCATGAACATAATCATGATCATAACCATAGTCCTGAAGAAAACCATATACATAAACACAATGATTACCAGATCTCTGAGGAGTCATACCTTCAAAATAATCCCAGCAAGAGCTCTCTACATCATGCAGAAAATAAGCAAATGTATTACATTCAAAAACTGTTCAGTCGTTATGGTGAGAATGGGAAGTTGACCTTTCATGGTTTAGAGAAACTCTTATCAAATTTAGGTCTTGGAGAAGTTAAGGTTGTAGAGGTAGAACATGAGCATGATGAGCACGACCATGTTTCGCATCTGGACTTTTTAGACCTACTCAAACATAAGCATGgacactcccattcacactccAATCACACAGCACGTGACCAAACAATACCGATTACTAAAGTGAAAGTAGGGCATTGTAAAAACTCTGATAGTCAGATTGCACATACCATTTTGACCACCCCCATTGCTTACCATCAACCTCGGCATCATCACCGCAACCATCATCGAGGTGCACCTCATTCTGCAGGCTTGCAGATTCATAAAGAGGGAGAACAACTTCCTGACCTTTCAGGCATTAACACATTACAACAGCAACCCAAAGAAAGATCCAAAAAACGCAAAAAGCATAAAGGTTTAACAAAACATCCAGAAATTATGTTAACTGCATCTCCTGAAGAACCCTTCAATATTATGTCCAAGCCTGAACATGATAAGGATGAGCATCTTCGTGCTCCTGAGGAcaaaacaacttctcaacatagAGCAAGGAAAGATTTGAGCTCCTCAAAAATGAGTCATGAAGATCACCTGGAATCTGAGCTTGTATATGATCAG TGCTTGAATGTCTCTCAACTGCTGCAGAGCTATGGTCTTAGCACAAATTCTGGGATTTCTACAGTGGAGTTTACCTACCTATGCCCTGCTTTGCTATTCCAAATTGATAGTAGAGTTTGTATCCAGTATCATGATGAATTAAGTATGGAGCCTGTAGACAACCAAGATTCTGTGTTACCAG TTGTTTCTTACACAGTTTGGATTTGGGGACTGCTGTCAATCACCATTATAAGCTTGTTATCAGTTCTGGGTGTTGTCCTTGTACCTATCATCAATCAAGTGTGCTTCAAGTATCTTCTAACATTCCTAGTGGCTCTGGCAGTGGGGACACTTAGTGGTGATGCATTACTGCATCTTATGCCACAT TCACAAGGCAACCATGATCATAGTCATCATGACCATAACCACGATCATGACCATGATCATAATCATACTCATGGAAATCATGAAATCTCTGAAGATCTCCTCACAGTACATAATGGATTGTGGAAAGGACTTACAGCTCTGGGTGGTATCTACCTCCTTTTCATCATTGAACACTGCATCGGCATATTCCGTGATCGCAGAGCCAGCATG AACAAAAAGAAATGGCGCAAGCAGAAAGTTCTGAGTGGAGAGGCAGCAGTGGGCCGAAAATTGTCAGACCATCAATTGAATCGTAGATCAGAAGGTGAATGGCTTGACCTTAAGACCATGTCTG GAACAGACCAACTGGATGGCTTTGGTGAGCAACATGATATAACCCAGATTACTGACCTTGATGGTACCTTAGGATCCCCATCAAAGATATCTGTTGCCCCTGATTTAAAGTCTGTTTACATTCATGACTCACAAAGTGAAATTGATTATTGTGCTGCTAACTATGATGTTAAAGTGAAACCTAAAAAACATTCAAACCATTCACATCATTCACATGGCCACTGCCATTCTAATAAAGAGATGCAAGATGCTGGAATAGCGAATATTGCTTGGATGGTTATCATGGGAGATGGCATGCATAACTTCAGTGATGGCCTGGCAATAG